The Piliocolobus tephrosceles isolate RC106 chromosome 2, ASM277652v3, whole genome shotgun sequence genome window below encodes:
- the CHRD gene encoding chordin isoform X2 — protein MPSLPAPPAPLLLLGLLLLGSRPACGAGPEPPALPIRSEKEPLPVRGAAGCSFGGKVYALEETWHPDLGEPFGVMRCVLCACEAPQWGRRTRGPGRVSCKNIKPECPTLACGQPRQLPGHCCQTCPQERSSSERQPSGLSFEYPRDPEHRSYSDRGEPGAEERARGDGHTDFVALLTGPRSQAVARARVSLLRSSLRFSISYRRLDRPTRVRFSDSNGSVLFEHPAAPTQDGLVCGVWRAVPRLSLRLLRAEQLHVALVTLTHPSGEVWGPLIRHRALAAETFSAILTLEGSPEQGIGGITLLTLSDTEDSLHFLLLFRGLLEPRSGGLTQVPLRLQILHQGQLLRELQANVSAQEPGFAEVLPNLTVQEMDWLVLGELQMALERAGRPGLRISGHIAARKSCDVLQSVLCGADVLIPVQTGAAGSASLTLLGNGSLIYQVQVVGTSSEVVAMTLETKPQRRDQRTVLCHMAGLQPGGHMAVGICLGLGARGAHMLLQNELFLNVGTKDFPDGELRGHVAALPYSGHSARHDRLPVPLAGALVLPPVKSQAAGHAWLSLDTHCHLHYEVLLAGLGGSEQGTVTAHLLGPPGMPGPRRLLKGFYGPEAQGVVKDLEPELLRHLAKGVASLLIATKGSPRGELRGQVHIANQCEVGGLRLGAAGVEGVREPGAPDTAAAAPPVVPGPPALAPAKPVGPGRPRDPNTCFFEGQQRPHGARWAPNYDPLCSLCTCQRRTVICDPVVCPPPSCPHPVQAPDQCCPVCPEKQDVRDLPGLPRSRDPGEGCYFDGDRSWRAAGTRWHPVVPPFGLIKCAVCTCKGGTGEVHCEKVQCPRLACAQPVRVNPTDCCKQCPVESGVHPQLGDPMQADGPRGCRFAGQWFPESQSWHPSVPPFGEMSCITCRCGAGVPHCERDDCSLPLSCSSGKESRCCSRCTARRRPPETRIDPELEKEAEGS, from the exons CCCGCCGGCCCCGCTGCTGCTTCTCGGGCTGCTGCTGCTCGGCTCCCGGCCGGCCTGCGGCGCCGGCCCTGAGCCCCCCGCGCTGCCCATCCGTTCCGAAAAGGAGCCGCTGCCCGTTCGGGGAGCGGCAG GCTGCTCCTTCGGCGGGAAGGTCTATGCCTTGGAGGAGACGTGGCACCCGGACCTGGGGGAGCCCTTCGGGGTGATGCGCTGCGTGCTGTGCGCCTGCGAGGCG CCTCAGTGGGGTCGCCGTACCAGGGGCCCTGGCAGGGTCAGCTGCAAGAACATCAAACCAGAGTGTCCAACCTTGGCCTGTGGGCAGCCGCGCCAGCTGCCGGGACACTGCTGCCAGACCTGCCCCCAGG AGCGTAGCAGTTCGGAGCGGCAGCCTAGCGGCCTGTCCTTCGAGTATCCGCGGGACCCGGAGCATCGCAGTTATAGCGACCGCGGGGAGCCAGGCGCTGAGGAGCGGGCCCGTGGTGACGGCCACACGG ACTTCGTGGCGCTGCTGACAGGGCCGAGGTCGCAGGCGGTGGCACGAGCCCGAGTCTCGCTGCTGCGCTCTAGCCTCCGCTTCTCCATCTCCTACAGGCG GCTGGACCGCCCTACCAGGGTCCGCTTCTCAGACTCCAATGGCAGTGTCCTGTTTGAACACCCTGCAGCCCCCACCCAAGATGGCCTG GTCTGTGGGGTGTGGCGAGCAGTGCCTCGGTTGTCTCTGCGGCTCCTTAGGGCAGAACAGCTGCATGTGGCACTTGTGACACTCACTCACCCTTCAGGGGAGGTCTGGGGGCCTCTCATCCGGCACCGGGCCCTGGCTGCAG AGACTTTCAGTGCCATCCTGACTCTAGAAGGCTCCCCAGAGCAGGGCATAGGGGGCATCACCCTGCTCACTCTCAGTGATACAGAGGACTCCTTGCATTTTTTGCTGCTCTTCCGAGggctgctggaacccaggagtggGG GACTAACCCAGGTTCCCTTGAGGCTCCAGATTCTACACCAGGGGCAACTACTGCGAGAACTTCAGGCCAATGTCTCAGCACAG GAACCAGGCTTTGCTGAGGTGCTGCCCAACCTGACAGTCCAGGAGATGGACTGGCTGGTGCTGGGGGAGCTGCAGATGGCCCTGGAGAGGGCAGGCAGGCCAGGGCTGCGCATCAGTGGACACATTGCTGCCAGGAAGAGCTGTGACG TCCTGCAAAGTGTCCTTTGTGGGGCTGATGTCCTGATCCCAGTCCAGACGGGTGCTGCCGGCTCGGCCAGCCTCACGCTGCTAGGAAATGGCTCCCTGATCTATCAG GTGCAAGTGGTAGGGACAAGCAGTGAGGTGGTGGCCATGACACTGGAGACCAAGCCTCAGCGGAGGGATCAGCGCACTGTCCTGTGCCACATGGCTGGACTCCAGCCCGGAGGACACATG GCCGTGGGTATCTGCCTTGGGCTGGGTGCCCGAGGGGCTCATATGCTGCTGCAGAACGAGCTCTTCTTGAACGTGGGCACCAAGGACTTCCCAGATGGAGAGCTTCGGGGGCACGTGGCTGCCTTGCCCTACAGTGGGCATAGCGCCCGCCATGACA GGCTGCCCGTGCCCCTAGCAGGAGCCCTGGTGCTACCCCCTGTGAAGAGCCAGGCAGCAGGGCATGCTTGGCTCTCCCTGGATACCCACTGTCACCTGCACTATGAAGTGCtgctggctgggcttggtggctcagaACAAGGCACTGTCACTGCCCACCTTCTTGGGCCTCCTGGAATGCCAGGGCCTCGGCGGCTGCTGAAGGGATTCTATGGCCCAGAG GCCCAGGGCGTGGTGAAGGACCTGGAGCCGGAGCTGCTGCGGCACCTGGCAAAAGGCGTGGCCTCCCTGCTGATCGCCACCAAGGGTAGCCCCAGAGGGGAGCTCCGAGGGCAG GTGCACATTGCCAACCAATGTGAGGTGGGCGGACTGCGCCTGGGGGCCGCCGGAGTCGAGGGGGTGCGGGAGCCAGGGGCTCCGGATACAGCCGCTGCTGCGCCACCTGTGGTGCCTGGTCCACCGGCCCTAGCGCCTGCCAAACCTGTTGGTCCTGGGCGGCCCCGAGACCCCAACACATGCTTCTTCGAGGGGCAGCAGCGCCCCCACGGGGCTCGCTGGGCACCTAACTACGACCCGCTCTGCTCACTCTGCACCTGCCAG AGACGAACGGTGATCTGTGACCCGGTGGTGTGCCCACCACCCAGCTGCCCACACCCGGTGCAGGCTCCCGATCAGTGCTGCCCTGTTTGCCCTG AGAAACAAGATGTCAGAGACCTGCCAGGGCTGCCGAGGAGCCGGGACCCAGGAGAGG GCTGCTATTTTGATGGTGACCGGAGCTGGCGGGCAGCGGGTACGCGGTGGCACCCCGTTGTGCCCCCCTTTGGCTTAATTAAGTGTGCTGTCTGCACCTGCAAG GGGGGCACTGGAGAGGTGCACTGTGAGAAGGTGCAGTGTCCCCGGCTGgcctgtgcccagcctgtccGTGTCAACCCCACCGACTGCTGCAAACAGTGTCCAG TGGAGTCGGGGGTCCACCCCCAGTTGGGGGACCCCATGCAGGCTGATGGGCCCCGGGGCTGCCGTTTTGCTGGGCAGTGGTTCCCAGAGAGTCAGAGCTGGCACCCATCAGTGCCCCCTTTTGGAGAGATGAGCTGTATCACCTGCAGGTGTGGG GCAGGGGTGCCTCACTGTGAGCGGGATGACTGTTCACTGCCACTGTCCTGCAGCTCGGGGAAGGAGAGTCGATGCTGTTCCCGCTGCACAGCCCGCCGGCGGC CCCCAGAGACCAGGATTGATCCAGAGCTGGAGAAAGAAGCCGAAGGCTCTTAG
- the CHRD gene encoding chordin isoform X1, producing the protein MPSLPAPPAPLLLLGLLLLGSRPACGAGPEPPALPIRSEKEPLPVRGAAGCSFGGKVYALEETWHPDLGEPFGVMRCVLCACEAPQWGRRTRGPGRVSCKNIKPECPTLACGQPRQLPGHCCQTCPQERSSSERQPSGLSFEYPRDPEHRSYSDRGEPGAEERARGDGHTDFVALLTGPRSQAVARARVSLLRSSLRFSISYRRLDRPTRVRFSDSNGSVLFEHPAAPTQDGLVCGVWRAVPRLSLRLLRAEQLHVALVTLTHPSGEVWGPLIRHRALAAETFSAILTLEGSPEQGIGGITLLTLSDTEDSLHFLLLFRGLLEPRSGGLTQVPLRLQILHQGQLLRELQANVSAQEPGFAEVLPNLTVQEMDWLVLGELQMALERAGRPGLRISGHIAARKSCDVLQSVLCGADVLIPVQTGAAGSASLTLLGNGSLIYQVQVVGTSSEVVAMTLETKPQRRDQRTVLCHMAGLQPGGHMAVGICLGLGARGAHMLLQNELFLNVGTKDFPDGELRGHVAALPYSGHSARHDRLPVPLAGALVLPPVKSQAAGHAWLSLDTHCHLHYEVLLAGLGGSEQGTVTAHLLGPPGMPGPRRLLKGFYGPEAQGVVKDLEPELLRHLAKGVASLLIATKGSPRGELRGQVHIANQCEVGGLRLGAAGVEGVREPGAPDTAAAAPPVVPGPPALAPAKPVGPGRPRDPNTCFFEGQQRPHGARWAPNYDPLCSLCTCQRRTVICDPVVCPPPSCPHPVQAPDQCCPVCPEKQDVRDLPGLPRSRDPGEGCYFDGDRSWRAAGTRWHPVVPPFGLIKCAVCTCKGGTGEVHCEKVQCPRLACAQPVRVNPTDCCKQCPVESGVHPQLGDPMQADGPRGCRFAGQWFPESQSWHPSVPPFGEMSCITCRCGAGVPHCERDDCSLPLSCSSGKESRCCSRCTARRRPAPETRIDPELEKEAEGS; encoded by the exons CCCGCCGGCCCCGCTGCTGCTTCTCGGGCTGCTGCTGCTCGGCTCCCGGCCGGCCTGCGGCGCCGGCCCTGAGCCCCCCGCGCTGCCCATCCGTTCCGAAAAGGAGCCGCTGCCCGTTCGGGGAGCGGCAG GCTGCTCCTTCGGCGGGAAGGTCTATGCCTTGGAGGAGACGTGGCACCCGGACCTGGGGGAGCCCTTCGGGGTGATGCGCTGCGTGCTGTGCGCCTGCGAGGCG CCTCAGTGGGGTCGCCGTACCAGGGGCCCTGGCAGGGTCAGCTGCAAGAACATCAAACCAGAGTGTCCAACCTTGGCCTGTGGGCAGCCGCGCCAGCTGCCGGGACACTGCTGCCAGACCTGCCCCCAGG AGCGTAGCAGTTCGGAGCGGCAGCCTAGCGGCCTGTCCTTCGAGTATCCGCGGGACCCGGAGCATCGCAGTTATAGCGACCGCGGGGAGCCAGGCGCTGAGGAGCGGGCCCGTGGTGACGGCCACACGG ACTTCGTGGCGCTGCTGACAGGGCCGAGGTCGCAGGCGGTGGCACGAGCCCGAGTCTCGCTGCTGCGCTCTAGCCTCCGCTTCTCCATCTCCTACAGGCG GCTGGACCGCCCTACCAGGGTCCGCTTCTCAGACTCCAATGGCAGTGTCCTGTTTGAACACCCTGCAGCCCCCACCCAAGATGGCCTG GTCTGTGGGGTGTGGCGAGCAGTGCCTCGGTTGTCTCTGCGGCTCCTTAGGGCAGAACAGCTGCATGTGGCACTTGTGACACTCACTCACCCTTCAGGGGAGGTCTGGGGGCCTCTCATCCGGCACCGGGCCCTGGCTGCAG AGACTTTCAGTGCCATCCTGACTCTAGAAGGCTCCCCAGAGCAGGGCATAGGGGGCATCACCCTGCTCACTCTCAGTGATACAGAGGACTCCTTGCATTTTTTGCTGCTCTTCCGAGggctgctggaacccaggagtggGG GACTAACCCAGGTTCCCTTGAGGCTCCAGATTCTACACCAGGGGCAACTACTGCGAGAACTTCAGGCCAATGTCTCAGCACAG GAACCAGGCTTTGCTGAGGTGCTGCCCAACCTGACAGTCCAGGAGATGGACTGGCTGGTGCTGGGGGAGCTGCAGATGGCCCTGGAGAGGGCAGGCAGGCCAGGGCTGCGCATCAGTGGACACATTGCTGCCAGGAAGAGCTGTGACG TCCTGCAAAGTGTCCTTTGTGGGGCTGATGTCCTGATCCCAGTCCAGACGGGTGCTGCCGGCTCGGCCAGCCTCACGCTGCTAGGAAATGGCTCCCTGATCTATCAG GTGCAAGTGGTAGGGACAAGCAGTGAGGTGGTGGCCATGACACTGGAGACCAAGCCTCAGCGGAGGGATCAGCGCACTGTCCTGTGCCACATGGCTGGACTCCAGCCCGGAGGACACATG GCCGTGGGTATCTGCCTTGGGCTGGGTGCCCGAGGGGCTCATATGCTGCTGCAGAACGAGCTCTTCTTGAACGTGGGCACCAAGGACTTCCCAGATGGAGAGCTTCGGGGGCACGTGGCTGCCTTGCCCTACAGTGGGCATAGCGCCCGCCATGACA GGCTGCCCGTGCCCCTAGCAGGAGCCCTGGTGCTACCCCCTGTGAAGAGCCAGGCAGCAGGGCATGCTTGGCTCTCCCTGGATACCCACTGTCACCTGCACTATGAAGTGCtgctggctgggcttggtggctcagaACAAGGCACTGTCACTGCCCACCTTCTTGGGCCTCCTGGAATGCCAGGGCCTCGGCGGCTGCTGAAGGGATTCTATGGCCCAGAG GCCCAGGGCGTGGTGAAGGACCTGGAGCCGGAGCTGCTGCGGCACCTGGCAAAAGGCGTGGCCTCCCTGCTGATCGCCACCAAGGGTAGCCCCAGAGGGGAGCTCCGAGGGCAG GTGCACATTGCCAACCAATGTGAGGTGGGCGGACTGCGCCTGGGGGCCGCCGGAGTCGAGGGGGTGCGGGAGCCAGGGGCTCCGGATACAGCCGCTGCTGCGCCACCTGTGGTGCCTGGTCCACCGGCCCTAGCGCCTGCCAAACCTGTTGGTCCTGGGCGGCCCCGAGACCCCAACACATGCTTCTTCGAGGGGCAGCAGCGCCCCCACGGGGCTCGCTGGGCACCTAACTACGACCCGCTCTGCTCACTCTGCACCTGCCAG AGACGAACGGTGATCTGTGACCCGGTGGTGTGCCCACCACCCAGCTGCCCACACCCGGTGCAGGCTCCCGATCAGTGCTGCCCTGTTTGCCCTG AGAAACAAGATGTCAGAGACCTGCCAGGGCTGCCGAGGAGCCGGGACCCAGGAGAGG GCTGCTATTTTGATGGTGACCGGAGCTGGCGGGCAGCGGGTACGCGGTGGCACCCCGTTGTGCCCCCCTTTGGCTTAATTAAGTGTGCTGTCTGCACCTGCAAG GGGGGCACTGGAGAGGTGCACTGTGAGAAGGTGCAGTGTCCCCGGCTGgcctgtgcccagcctgtccGTGTCAACCCCACCGACTGCTGCAAACAGTGTCCAG TGGAGTCGGGGGTCCACCCCCAGTTGGGGGACCCCATGCAGGCTGATGGGCCCCGGGGCTGCCGTTTTGCTGGGCAGTGGTTCCCAGAGAGTCAGAGCTGGCACCCATCAGTGCCCCCTTTTGGAGAGATGAGCTGTATCACCTGCAGGTGTGGG GCAGGGGTGCCTCACTGTGAGCGGGATGACTGTTCACTGCCACTGTCCTGCAGCTCGGGGAAGGAGAGTCGATGCTGTTCCCGCTGCACAGCCCGCCGGCGGC CAGCCCCAGAGACCAGGATTGATCCAGAGCTGGAGAAAGAAGCCGAAGGCTCTTAG
- the CHRD gene encoding chordin isoform X3: MDWLVLGELQMALERAGRPGLRISGHIAARKSCDVLQSVLCGADVLIPVQTGAAGSASLTLLGNGSLIYQVQVVGTSSEVVAMTLETKPQRRDQRTVLCHMAGLQPGGHMAVGICLGLGARGAHMLLQNELFLNVGTKDFPDGELRGHVAALPYSGHSARHDRLPVPLAGALVLPPVKSQAAGHAWLSLDTHCHLHYEVLLAGLGGSEQGTVTAHLLGPPGMPGPRRLLKGFYGPEAQGVVKDLEPELLRHLAKGVASLLIATKGSPRGELRGQVHIANQCEVGGLRLGAAGVEGVREPGAPDTAAAAPPVVPGPPALAPAKPVGPGRPRDPNTCFFEGQQRPHGARWAPNYDPLCSLCTCQRRTVICDPVVCPPPSCPHPVQAPDQCCPVCPEKQDVRDLPGLPRSRDPGEGCYFDGDRSWRAAGTRWHPVVPPFGLIKCAVCTCKGGTGEVHCEKVQCPRLACAQPVRVNPTDCCKQCPVESGVHPQLGDPMQADGPRGCRFAGQWFPESQSWHPSVPPFGEMSCITCRCGAGVPHCERDDCSLPLSCSSGKESRCCSRCTARRRPAPETRIDPELEKEAEGS, from the exons ATGGACTGGCTGGTGCTGGGGGAGCTGCAGATGGCCCTGGAGAGGGCAGGCAGGCCAGGGCTGCGCATCAGTGGACACATTGCTGCCAGGAAGAGCTGTGACG TCCTGCAAAGTGTCCTTTGTGGGGCTGATGTCCTGATCCCAGTCCAGACGGGTGCTGCCGGCTCGGCCAGCCTCACGCTGCTAGGAAATGGCTCCCTGATCTATCAG GTGCAAGTGGTAGGGACAAGCAGTGAGGTGGTGGCCATGACACTGGAGACCAAGCCTCAGCGGAGGGATCAGCGCACTGTCCTGTGCCACATGGCTGGACTCCAGCCCGGAGGACACATG GCCGTGGGTATCTGCCTTGGGCTGGGTGCCCGAGGGGCTCATATGCTGCTGCAGAACGAGCTCTTCTTGAACGTGGGCACCAAGGACTTCCCAGATGGAGAGCTTCGGGGGCACGTGGCTGCCTTGCCCTACAGTGGGCATAGCGCCCGCCATGACA GGCTGCCCGTGCCCCTAGCAGGAGCCCTGGTGCTACCCCCTGTGAAGAGCCAGGCAGCAGGGCATGCTTGGCTCTCCCTGGATACCCACTGTCACCTGCACTATGAAGTGCtgctggctgggcttggtggctcagaACAAGGCACTGTCACTGCCCACCTTCTTGGGCCTCCTGGAATGCCAGGGCCTCGGCGGCTGCTGAAGGGATTCTATGGCCCAGAG GCCCAGGGCGTGGTGAAGGACCTGGAGCCGGAGCTGCTGCGGCACCTGGCAAAAGGCGTGGCCTCCCTGCTGATCGCCACCAAGGGTAGCCCCAGAGGGGAGCTCCGAGGGCAG GTGCACATTGCCAACCAATGTGAGGTGGGCGGACTGCGCCTGGGGGCCGCCGGAGTCGAGGGGGTGCGGGAGCCAGGGGCTCCGGATACAGCCGCTGCTGCGCCACCTGTGGTGCCTGGTCCACCGGCCCTAGCGCCTGCCAAACCTGTTGGTCCTGGGCGGCCCCGAGACCCCAACACATGCTTCTTCGAGGGGCAGCAGCGCCCCCACGGGGCTCGCTGGGCACCTAACTACGACCCGCTCTGCTCACTCTGCACCTGCCAG AGACGAACGGTGATCTGTGACCCGGTGGTGTGCCCACCACCCAGCTGCCCACACCCGGTGCAGGCTCCCGATCAGTGCTGCCCTGTTTGCCCTG AGAAACAAGATGTCAGAGACCTGCCAGGGCTGCCGAGGAGCCGGGACCCAGGAGAGG GCTGCTATTTTGATGGTGACCGGAGCTGGCGGGCAGCGGGTACGCGGTGGCACCCCGTTGTGCCCCCCTTTGGCTTAATTAAGTGTGCTGTCTGCACCTGCAAG GGGGGCACTGGAGAGGTGCACTGTGAGAAGGTGCAGTGTCCCCGGCTGgcctgtgcccagcctgtccGTGTCAACCCCACCGACTGCTGCAAACAGTGTCCAG TGGAGTCGGGGGTCCACCCCCAGTTGGGGGACCCCATGCAGGCTGATGGGCCCCGGGGCTGCCGTTTTGCTGGGCAGTGGTTCCCAGAGAGTCAGAGCTGGCACCCATCAGTGCCCCCTTTTGGAGAGATGAGCTGTATCACCTGCAGGTGTGGG GCAGGGGTGCCTCACTGTGAGCGGGATGACTGTTCACTGCCACTGTCCTGCAGCTCGGGGAAGGAGAGTCGATGCTGTTCCCGCTGCACAGCCCGCCGGCGGC CAGCCCCAGAGACCAGGATTGATCCAGAGCTGGAGAAAGAAGCCGAAGGCTCTTAG